Part of the Sodalinema gerasimenkoae IPPAS B-353 genome is shown below.
TTGGGAGGTCGGCGTTATATTGGAGACCCGAAGCAACCGATGATTTCGATTTATGATTGGGTCGATGGAGAGTACCGGGTTACTTTATTTAGAGGTCAAGACAGGTTGCGATCGCCCACATTCCCGGAGTTAAACCTAACCGTAGAACACATCGTTCAAGTTGGGACATGACTCGACCCCTGCAAGCTAGCGGGTTTGAAAAATATTCTGTACCATAGGCTTTTTCACCTTCGCTGCTTCCCGATCCAATTCCTCAACCTCGCCACGGTCTAACATCCAACCCAACGCCCCTAGGTTCTGCTGCGCCTGTTCCACCGTTTTCGCCCCCGGAATGGGAATCGTCCCTTTCGCCATACACCAATTTAAAGACACTTGCGCTGGAGTTTTCTCGCGGGATTCGGCGATCGCCCCCAAACAATCCAACAGCGATCGCGCCCCCGGTAAAATCTGCCGACAGACCACTCCCCGTAACCCCGAAGGGGTCTTCTCAGCCGAGTATTTCCCCGTCAATAAACCCAACGCCAAGGGACTATAGGCAATCAGTTGAATCCCCAATTCATCGCAGACCTCTTTCAACCCTAACTCCGTCACTGGATAGGTCGATAACAACGAATATTGCACCTGCAACGAAACAATTGGAATTCCCCGATCTGCAAACCGACGATGCACTCGCCGCAGTCGTTTCGGACCATAATTCGAGACCCCAACTCCCCGCACCTTTCCCGCTTCATATAAATCCATTAACCCATCAAGTAAGGGCCATTCTTGCCAGGGTAAATAATTAGCCGTAGACCAGTGCATTTGGGCTAAATCAATTCTCCCCAAACGCTCCGCTGAAGCCTCCGCCGCTGCAATCATCGAACGTCGAGTGAGTCGCCAAGGATAGGGGGCTAACTTCGTGGCCAGACAAATTTCCGTCCGTTGCACGTTAACAGCGGTATCACAGTAGCGTTGGGCAAATTGTCCTAATAACGATTCACTGCGTCCACTGAGTTTTCCAGTTCCATAGGAGTCCCCTGTATCAAACAGGGTAACGCCATTATCTACACAGAGATTAAACACCTGTTGTAGACTGCTATCCATGCTCTCATCATACTCCCAAAGCAGGCGATTTCCCCAAGCCCAGGTTCCACAGCCCATCGGTGGTAAATTCAAGGTGGTCATGGTCGTTTTTCCTGAAGGTTTGACAAGATGTAAAGCAACTAACGGCTAAGTTTTGAGGGAGGAACAATGCCCCGATCGCAAAGCGTTTTATCAATTTCCGCTAACAGTTGTAAATCGACATTAGGAAGCGGAGACGAACTCAATAACTCCTGATTTTCCAGGAAGGAAAACGCTTGACAAAATTGCTCTTTTGTGCTAATAATTTGAGGCTGAAAATGGGCAGAAATAAGCCGATCGCAGTGCCATTGAGACACCCGTTCCACCCAATCTAACGTTTCCTGGGGCGCACGATTGAGAATCAGTTGCTGCAACACGGGAGCCACGAGTGGACGACCGTTTCCCCGGAGAGCATCAAAGGAGCGTTGCCAATCGTCTTTCCATTCAAATGGATATAAGCCAAAGTAGTTTTTACGAGAGCGATCGCCGGCCTTGAACGCATCCCGAATCACCTGACTCCAGGGTGGAGTTGCCAAGACACTGGGGCGAAAATAGGTCGCAAATAAACAGATGCGTTGCCAACCTTTGCGGCGATTCTCGGGAGTATCTTCGACCACATCAAAGGGGCTATCTTTGGCGTGAAACAAGAGTGGAAAACTATCAAGCTGAACGATCGCCGGCGGATCTTCAGGAATCGCAATCAAGCTATCCGTCAGGAGTAAACTGCGGCTGGGGCGGTCATAGAGTGCTACTTCTCCAAACCAACCGGCTCCCAGATTGATGGGGCCAAGAACCTCCAGGGCGCATTGATCAGCAAAGGGGAGTTGACTGGGTTCGTCGGGAATCACATGAGTGCGATCGCCCGGAAGCCCCAACCAACTCAGCGGCAGATTGAGAGGAAAACTCCACTGTTGCGGGGCAATATACACCTGCGCCTGGGGACAGGCCCGTGCAAACGGTCCCACAAACACCTTATGTTCCAACCCCGATACCGTCGGATGGATGATATAGCGTACCGGACCATGAGCCGCCACCAATTCATTGAGAAGGGCTAAACATTCCCCCGTCGGGGCGATCGGTGCATAAACCAACAAGCCCCCCGCATCGA
Proteins encoded:
- a CDS encoding DUF4336 domain-containing protein; translation: MSEYSWNFWFTLPIYPYGQRRTLRREVVRDRLWTFDQLQGIFYVVVPIRMTVLKLDAGGLLVYAPIAPTGECLALLNELVAAHGPVRYIIHPTVSGLEHKVFVGPFARACPQAQVYIAPQQWSFPLNLPLSWLGLPGDRTHVIPDEPSQLPFADQCALEVLGPINLGAGWFGEVALYDRPSRSLLLTDSLIAIPEDPPAIVQLDSFPLLFHAKDSPFDVVEDTPENRRKGWQRICLFATYFRPSVLATPPWSQVIRDAFKAGDRSRKNYFGLYPFEWKDDWQRSFDALRGNGRPLVAPVLQQLILNRAPQETLDWVERVSQWHCDRLISAHFQPQIISTKEQFCQAFSFLENQELLSSSPLPNVDLQLLAEIDKTLCDRGIVPPSKLSR
- a CDS encoding aldo/keto reductase; the encoded protein is MTTLNLPPMGCGTWAWGNRLLWEYDESMDSSLQQVFNLCVDNGVTLFDTGDSYGTGKLSGRSESLLGQFAQRYCDTAVNVQRTEICLATKLAPYPWRLTRRSMIAAAEASAERLGRIDLAQMHWSTANYLPWQEWPLLDGLMDLYEAGKVRGVGVSNYGPKRLRRVHRRFADRGIPIVSLQVQYSLLSTYPVTELGLKEVCDELGIQLIAYSPLALGLLTGKYSAEKTPSGLRGVVCRQILPGARSLLDCLGAIAESREKTPAQVSLNWCMAKGTIPIPGAKTVEQAQQNLGALGWMLDRGEVEELDREAAKVKKPMVQNIFQTR